The following are encoded in a window of Manihot esculenta cultivar AM560-2 chromosome 8, M.esculenta_v8, whole genome shotgun sequence genomic DNA:
- the LOC110620366 gene encoding perakine reductase isoform X2: MAEEQRLVVPRVKLGNQGLEVSKLGFGCMELSGGYNAPVPEEVGISIIKEAFNRGITFFDTADVYGPNTNEILIGKALKQLPREKIQLATKFGIVFKNSDLKTASFNGKPKYVRACCEASLKRLDVDYIDLYYQHRIDPSVPIEETMGELKKLVEEGKIKYIGLSEPSPDTIKRANAVHPITALQIEWSLWSRDLEEQIIPLCRELGIGIVPYSPLGQGFFAGKAVVESVPSDTLLKFFPRFTEENLEQNKVLYRRVENLAKKYGCSPAQLALAWVLNQGDDVVPIPGTTKIKNLDDNIGALRIKLTKDEFKEVSDAVPADQVAGLRTLHVQYTGNTPPPSQV, from the exons ATGGCTGAGGAGCAAAGACTTGTAGTTCCAAGGGTGAAACTGGGTAATCAAGGGCTAGAG GTCTCCAAATTAGGATTTGGATGTATGGAGCTTTCTGGTGGCTACAACGCCCCTGTCCCTGAAGAAGTTGGCATATCAATCATCAAGGAAGCATTCAATAGAGGGATTACATTTTTCGATACTGCTGATGTTTATGGGCCTAACACTAATGAAATCTTGATCGGCAAG GCATTGAAGCAATTGCCTAGAGAGAAGATCCAGTTGGCCACAAAATTTGGTATTGTTTTCAAGAACAGTGATCTTAAGACTGCGTCGTTTAATGGCAAACCTAAATACGTTCGTGCATGCTGTGAGGCTAGCTTAAAGCGTCTTGATGTGGACTATATTGACCTTTACTATCAACATCGCATCGACCCTTCAGTCCCAATAGAGGAAACT ATGGGAGAACTTAAGAAGTTAGTGGAAGAAGGGAAAATTAAGTACATAGGACTTTCTGAGCCAAGTCCTGACACCATAAAGAGAGCAAACGCAGTTCACCCCATCACTGCACTGCAAATAGAATGGTCACTTTGGTCTCGCGACCTCGAGGAACAAATAATCCCTCTTTGCAG GGAACTTGGAATTGGAATAGTTCCATATAGCCCTCTGGGTCAGGGCTTTTTTGCTGGCAAAGCAGTAGTGGAAAGCGTGCCTTCAGACACTCTGCTG AAATTCTTCCCAAGATTCACAGAAGAAAATTTAGAACAGAATAAGGTATTATATAGGAGAGTAGAAAATTTAGCTAAAAAATATGGATGCAGTCCTGCTCAGCTTGCCCTTGCTTGGGTTCTCAATCAAGGAGATGATGTGGTTCCCATCCCTG GCACAACAAAGATTAAGAATCTGGATGACAACATTGGAGCATTGAGAATTAAGCTGACAAAAGATGAGTTTAAGGAAGTCTCTGATGCGGTTCCAGCCGACCAAGTTGCTGGGTTGCGAACTCTGCACGTCCAGTATACTGGCAATACTCCCCCACCAAGCCAAGTGTGA